A region from the Pempheris klunzingeri isolate RE-2024b chromosome 17, fPemKlu1.hap1, whole genome shotgun sequence genome encodes:
- the LOC139216871 gene encoding ferritin, middle subunit encodes MESQVRQNYHRDCEAAVNRMVNMELFASYTYTSMAYYFSRDDVALKGFASFFKENSDEEREHAQKLLAFQNNRGGRIFLQDVKKPERDEWGSGLEAMQCALQLEKNVNQALLDLHKLASQHGDPHMCDFLETHYLNEQVEAIKKLGDHISNLTRMDAHTNKMAEYLFDKHTLGGQS; translated from the exons ATGGAGTCCCAAGTGCGTCAGAACTACCACCGCGACTGCGAGGCCGCCGTCAACCGGATGGTCAACATGGAGCTGTTTGCCTCTTACACCTACACCTCTATG GCCTATTACTTCTCCCGTGACGATGTGGCCCTCAAAGGCTTCGCCAGTTTCTTTAAGGAGAACAGCGACGAGGAGAGGGAGCATGCTCAGAAGCTGCTTGCCTTCCAGAACAACCGAGGAGGACGCATCTTCCTCCAGGACGTCAAG AAACCTGAGCGTGATGAGTGGGGGAGCGGGCTGGAGGCCATGCAGTGCGCCCTGCAGCTGGAGAAGAACGTCAACCAGGCTCTGCTGGACCTGCACAAGCTGGCCTCTCAACATGGAGACCCTCAT ATGTGTGACTTCCTGGAGACCCACTACCTGAACGAGCAGGTAGAGGCGATCAAGAAGCTGGGTGACCACATTTCCAACCTCACCCGCATGGACGCGCACACCAACAAGATGGCAGAGTACCTGTTTGACAAGCACACCCTTGGTGGCCAGAGCTAA